A section of the Gemmatimonadales bacterium genome encodes:
- a CDS encoding type IV pilus twitching motility protein PilT, whose protein sequence is MTLNLRSLLEEMIAKDASDLHLTTGVRPKLRIDGELADADGEEVLAPKDTLSLAYSVLTEAQKKRFEQEDELDFSFGIQNLARFRGNVFKQRGCVGMAIRMIPFMVKSFDELKLPPITAKLAERPRGLVLVTGPTGSGKSTTLAAMIDKINKERTGHIITVEDPIEFIHRHQSCIVNQREVGTDTPSFSSALKYALREDPDVILVGEMRDLETISAALTIAETGHLALATLHTNSAPEAINRIIDVYPSNQQSQVRAQLAFVLEGVITQTLLPRAKGRGRVMVAEIMVATPAIRAVIRDDKVHQIYSLMQAGKKHGMQTMNDSLYQAYMSREVAKEDCIRVSPNSAEFLRSIGETPMEEGAIMEAKR, encoded by the coding sequence ATGACGCTCAACCTTCGCTCGCTCCTCGAAGAGATGATCGCCAAGGATGCGTCCGACCTTCATCTCACCACCGGGGTGCGCCCCAAGTTGCGCATCGACGGCGAACTCGCCGACGCCGACGGGGAAGAGGTGCTGGCACCGAAGGACACCCTGTCGCTCGCCTATTCGGTGCTGACCGAAGCGCAGAAGAAGCGGTTCGAGCAGGAAGACGAACTCGACTTCTCCTTCGGCATCCAGAACCTGGCGCGCTTCCGCGGCAACGTCTTCAAGCAGCGCGGCTGTGTTGGCATGGCGATCCGGATGATCCCGTTCATGGTGAAGTCGTTCGACGAGCTCAAGCTCCCGCCGATCACCGCCAAGCTCGCCGAGCGGCCGCGCGGCCTTGTCCTCGTGACCGGGCCGACGGGATCAGGGAAGTCGACGACGCTGGCGGCGATGATCGACAAGATCAACAAGGAACGGACCGGCCACATCATCACGGTGGAAGATCCGATCGAGTTCATTCATCGTCACCAGAGTTGCATCGTCAACCAGCGGGAAGTCGGTACCGACACGCCGTCCTTCTCGTCGGCGCTCAAGTACGCATTGCGCGAGGATCCCGACGTGATTCTCGTCGGCGAAATGCGCGATCTCGAGACGATCTCGGCGGCGCTCACCATCGCCGAAACGGGCCATCTCGCGCTGGCGACGCTGCACACCAACTCGGCGCCGGAAGCGATCAACCGCATCATCGACGTCTACCCGAGCAACCAGCAATCGCAGGTGCGGGCCCAGCTCGCGTTCGTCCTCGAAGGGGTGATCACCCAGACGCTCCTGCCGCGCGCCAAGGGCCGCGGCCGGGTGATGGTCGCCGAGATCATGGTCGCCACGCCGGCGATCCGTGCGGTGATCCGTGACGACAAGGTGCACCAGATCTACTCGCTGATGCAGGCCGGCAAGAAGCATGGCATGCAGACGATGAACGATTCGCTCTATCAGGCGTACATGAGCCGGGAAGTCGCCAAGGAGGACTGCATCCGGGTGTCGCCCAACTCGGCCGAGTTCCTCCGGTCGATCGGCGAGACGCCGATGGAAGAGGGCGCCATCATGGAAGCGAAGCGATGA
- a CDS encoding type II secretion system F family protein, which translates to MPVFEYTAKNATTGQIMKGSYDAPTRDEVIGHLRKNRLLLVSLREAPREIKLALPGRSISTRDVVIFTRQFATMINSGLPLVQSLTILAAQTQNPRLKDVTRSVVFDVEAGNTLADALAKHPKAFPQLYVNMVAAGEAGGILDTILLRLAAFLEKNDKLIRKVKSAMIYPAVIFTVALGAIAILLIFVIPVFRTMFDSVHMELPLPTRIVIGLSDFLRSFWWAVAGAVALGGFLFKRFYDTPIGRRRVDGLLLAMPVLGDVLRKSAVSRFTRTLGTLVSSGVSILDGLEITAKTAGNTVIHDAIMAARTSIAGGDTIAAPLDKSGVFPPMVISMIAVGEQTGGLDEMLSKIADFYDDEVDVAVSGLLSLLEPIMILFLGVIVGGMIVAMYLPIFGVMQTVQ; encoded by the coding sequence ATGCCCGTCTTTGAATACACGGCGAAGAACGCCACCACCGGCCAGATCATGAAGGGGAGCTACGACGCTCCCACGCGTGATGAGGTCATCGGCCACCTGCGGAAGAACCGGCTCCTGCTGGTGTCGCTCCGCGAGGCGCCGCGGGAGATCAAGCTCGCCCTGCCGGGGCGGAGCATCAGCACGCGCGATGTGGTCATCTTCACCCGCCAGTTCGCGACGATGATCAACTCGGGTCTCCCCCTGGTACAGTCGCTCACGATTCTGGCGGCGCAGACGCAGAATCCACGGCTCAAGGACGTGACCCGGTCGGTCGTGTTCGACGTCGAGGCCGGCAATACCCTCGCCGACGCGCTCGCCAAGCATCCCAAGGCGTTTCCGCAACTGTACGTCAACATGGTGGCGGCCGGCGAAGCGGGCGGTATTCTCGACACGATTCTTCTGCGCCTGGCCGCGTTCCTGGAAAAGAACGACAAGCTGATCCGCAAGGTGAAGAGCGCGATGATCTACCCGGCGGTGATCTTCACCGTCGCGCTGGGCGCCATCGCGATCCTGCTCATCTTCGTGATTCCTGTCTTCCGCACGATGTTCGACTCGGTGCACATGGAATTGCCGCTGCCGACACGGATCGTGATCGGGCTGTCGGACTTCCTGCGCTCGTTCTGGTGGGCCGTGGCCGGTGCGGTCGCCCTGGGCGGTTTCCTGTTCAAGCGGTTCTACGATACACCGATCGGTCGCCGCCGCGTCGACGGCCTGCTCCTGGCAATGCCGGTGCTCGGCGACGTGTTGCGCAAGTCCGCGGTGTCGCGATTCACCCGGACCCTCGGTACGCTGGTATCGTCGGGCGTGTCGATTCTCGACGGACTCGAGATCACCGCCAAGACCGCAGGCAACACCGTCATTCACGACGCGATCATGGCGGCGCGCACGTCGATCGCCGGCGGCGACACGATCGCCGCTCCGCTCGACAAATCCGGCGTCTTCCCGCCGATGGTGATCTCGATGATCGCAGTCGGCGAACAGACCGGCGGCCTCGACGAGATGCTCAGCAAGATCGCCGACTTCTACGACGACGAAGTGGACGTCGCCGTGAGCGGCCTCCTGTCGCTCCTCGAGCCGATCATGATTCTCTTCCTCGGCGTGATCGTCGGCGGGATGATCGTGGCGATGTACCTCCCGATCTTCGGAGTGATGCAGACAGTGCAGTAA
- a CDS encoding M1 family metallopeptidase gives MFRMACVASCILAMPLGAQVVQGLPPNPPLRPSEAVADTSIFAPLVLPSANLIRTGSGAPGARYWQNHADYDIAATLDTAAKTLHGQLTLRYTNNSPDTLQYIWIQTEQNAFKANSLNSYIFPADSRFGAKNFEGGDVIEHFNQVLPGATRTAAGRHLPLHLRDNETVTKVDLAEPLAPGHTATFDVAWHFLIPEHGADRMGRDGSLYELAQWYPRMCVYDDVRGWNTEPYLGQGEFYLEYGDFNVAVTVPAGYIVAATGTLQNGPEVLTPTEISRLAAASKSATPVHIITADELKSGSARPRATGTMTWRFAAKDVRDAVWAGSPDYQWDASSYKGAMANAYFRPSAAFNWNDAADQARMSIMEYSERWYPYPWPQISAVEGPISGMEYPMLAMETVSRDKYDLYNVVTHEIGHMWFPMLVGSNEREYMWQDEGFNTFINTFSEARRYPEKGDQMARAAEQRTEIEYVMRVGADQPVMINPDRIDPNLLGISAYDKPSVGLQLLRQEILGPATFDDAFRTYVKRWAFKHPTPADFFRTMEDVSGRRLDWFWREWFIENARFDQAIDTVAIRQSGDTSQVAVMYGNRMRGVLPIHVRFTFADSSKQDFTYPAEVWSTNTSHYVREYAFVGKKVAKIELDPDHLLVDVERTNNSWTPK, from the coding sequence ATGTTCCGCATGGCTTGTGTCGCGTCATGTATCCTGGCGATGCCGCTTGGTGCCCAGGTGGTGCAAGGGCTTCCTCCCAATCCGCCGCTTCGGCCATCGGAGGCGGTGGCCGACACGTCGATCTTCGCGCCACTGGTCCTGCCGAGCGCGAACCTGATCCGGACGGGGAGCGGGGCTCCCGGCGCGCGCTACTGGCAGAATCATGCCGATTACGACATCGCGGCGACGCTCGACACGGCGGCGAAGACGCTGCACGGGCAGCTCACCCTTCGCTACACCAACAACTCGCCCGATACGCTGCAGTACATCTGGATCCAGACCGAACAGAACGCGTTCAAGGCGAATTCACTGAATTCGTACATCTTCCCCGCCGATTCCCGATTTGGCGCCAAGAATTTCGAGGGCGGGGACGTCATCGAACACTTCAATCAGGTCCTTCCCGGTGCCACGCGGACCGCGGCGGGTCGGCACCTCCCGCTCCACCTGCGCGACAACGAAACAGTCACCAAGGTTGATCTCGCCGAACCGCTCGCGCCGGGACACACCGCCACGTTCGATGTCGCCTGGCACTTCCTGATTCCCGAGCACGGCGCCGACCGGATGGGTCGCGACGGCTCGCTCTACGAACTGGCGCAGTGGTATCCCAGAATGTGCGTCTACGACGACGTCCGCGGCTGGAATACCGAGCCGTATCTCGGCCAGGGCGAGTTCTATCTCGAATATGGTGATTTCAACGTCGCCGTGACCGTCCCCGCCGGCTACATCGTCGCCGCAACCGGCACGCTGCAGAATGGCCCCGAGGTGTTGACGCCCACCGAGATCTCGCGGTTGGCGGCGGCGTCCAAGTCGGCGACGCCGGTCCACATCATCACCGCCGACGAACTGAAGAGCGGTTCCGCGCGCCCACGGGCCACGGGGACGATGACGTGGCGCTTTGCTGCGAAGGATGTGCGCGACGCCGTCTGGGCCGGATCGCCGGACTACCAGTGGGACGCGTCGAGCTACAAGGGTGCGATGGCGAACGCGTATTTCCGTCCGTCCGCGGCGTTCAACTGGAACGATGCGGCCGACCAGGCCCGCATGTCGATCATGGAATACTCGGAACGCTGGTATCCATATCCGTGGCCGCAAATCTCCGCGGTCGAGGGACCGATCAGCGGGATGGAGTATCCGATGCTCGCGATGGAGACGGTGAGTCGCGACAAGTACGATCTCTACAACGTGGTCACCCACGAGATCGGCCACATGTGGTTCCCGATGCTCGTGGGGTCGAACGAGCGGGAGTACATGTGGCAGGACGAAGGGTTCAACACCTTCATCAATACCTTCTCCGAAGCTCGCCGCTACCCCGAAAAGGGCGATCAGATGGCGCGCGCCGCCGAACAGCGCACCGAGATCGAGTATGTGATGCGCGTCGGTGCTGACCAGCCGGTGATGATCAATCCTGACCGGATCGACCCGAACCTGCTGGGGATCTCGGCATACGACAAACCGAGCGTCGGCCTGCAGCTTCTGCGGCAGGAGATCCTCGGGCCGGCCACGTTTGACGACGCCTTCCGCACCTACGTCAAGCGCTGGGCGTTCAAGCATCCTACCCCTGCCGATTTCTTCCGCACGATGGAGGATGTGAGCGGTCGCCGGCTCGACTGGTTCTGGCGCGAATGGTTCATCGAGAACGCGCGCTTCGACCAGGCGATCGACACGGTGGCCATCCGGCAGTCAGGCGATACCAGTCAGGTCGCCGTGATGTACGGCAACCGGATGCGCGGCGTGCTGCCGATTCACGTCCGGTTCACCTTCGCGGACAGCTCGAAGCAGGACTTCACCTATCCGGCGGAGGTGTGGAGCACCAACACCAGCCACTACGTGCGCGAGTACGCGTTCGTCGGCAAGAAAGTCGCGAAGATCGAGCTCGATCCCGATCACCTGCTGGTGGATGTGGAACGGACCAACAACTCCTGGACGCCGAAGTAG
- a CDS encoding MBL fold metallo-hydrolase codes for MIVRRFYDDRLAQASYLIGCEQCGEGIVIDPARDVEQYLVAARQEHVTITRVAETHIHADFASGTRQLAAATGATPLLSGEGGTEWQYQFAASDGAVLLHDGDSISFGRVRLDVLHTPGHTPEHISFIVTDLARSNEPFAILSGDFVFVGDVGRPDLLERAAGVADSKRAAAAALFRSLQRLAPYPNYMQVWPGHGAGSACGKALGSVPSSTLGYERLSSWAFIARDEAAFVASVLEGQSEPPVYFAEMKRLNREGPPVLPSTDLPILDPATLDTLGDKAFLIDVRLEGAFAEAHREGWLNIPFARAFTKWAGWLVPYDRDIYLLAPTPAIGAGARTALASIGIDRVKGMFGPGLLDAGKRDGSLVRGKQVPMAEVEQLQRHGVVIVDVRDPDEWAAGHLDGAEHHPLGTLPRAMASIDRNTPVALHCAGGSRSAIGASMLEQMGFRNVTNLLGGWSAWSGIDK; via the coding sequence GTGATTGTCCGCCGCTTCTACGACGACCGCCTCGCCCAGGCGAGCTATCTCATCGGCTGCGAACAGTGCGGCGAAGGGATCGTGATCGATCCGGCGCGCGACGTCGAGCAGTATCTCGTCGCGGCGCGGCAGGAGCACGTCACGATCACCCGTGTCGCCGAAACGCACATCCACGCCGACTTCGCATCGGGGACGCGCCAGCTCGCCGCGGCAACCGGAGCGACACCGCTCCTGTCGGGAGAAGGCGGCACGGAGTGGCAATACCAGTTCGCGGCGTCGGATGGCGCGGTACTGCTGCATGACGGCGATTCGATCTCGTTCGGACGCGTCCGCCTCGACGTCCTCCACACCCCCGGACACACACCCGAGCACATCTCCTTCATCGTCACCGACCTCGCCCGGAGCAACGAGCCGTTTGCGATCCTCTCCGGGGACTTTGTCTTCGTTGGCGATGTCGGCCGTCCTGATCTCCTCGAACGTGCGGCGGGAGTTGCCGACTCGAAGCGCGCCGCTGCGGCGGCGTTGTTCCGTTCGTTGCAACGCCTCGCGCCGTATCCCAATTACATGCAGGTCTGGCCGGGGCACGGCGCCGGCTCCGCATGTGGCAAGGCACTCGGCTCGGTGCCGTCATCGACGCTGGGGTACGAGCGGCTCTCCAGCTGGGCGTTCATCGCTCGGGACGAAGCAGCGTTCGTCGCATCGGTGCTCGAGGGGCAATCGGAGCCGCCGGTGTATTTCGCCGAAATGAAACGACTCAACCGCGAAGGTCCGCCGGTCCTGCCGTCCACCGATCTCCCCATCCTTGATCCGGCCACGCTCGACACCCTTGGCGACAAGGCATTCCTCATCGATGTCCGGCTCGAAGGAGCGTTTGCCGAGGCGCACCGCGAGGGGTGGCTTAACATCCCGTTCGCACGCGCGTTCACCAAATGGGCGGGATGGCTGGTTCCCTACGATCGCGACATCTACCTGTTGGCACCGACTCCGGCGATTGGCGCCGGCGCCCGGACGGCACTGGCGTCCATCGGCATCGACCGGGTCAAGGGGATGTTCGGACCAGGGCTGCTCGACGCCGGGAAGCGCGACGGATCGCTGGTCCGCGGCAAGCAGGTTCCGATGGCCGAGGTGGAGCAGCTGCAGCGGCACGGAGTGGTCATCGTCGACGTGCGCGATCCCGATGAATGGGCCGCGGGACACCTCGATGGCGCCGAGCATCATCCGCTCGGCACGCTCCCCCGGGCGATGGCGTCGATCGATCGCAACACGCCGGTCGCGTTGCACTGCGCTGGAGGATCGCGCTCGGCGATCGGTGCATCAATGCTCGAGCAGATGGGATTTCGCAACGTCACGAATCTCCTGGGCGGATGGTCCGCGTGGTCGGGGATCGACAAGTAG
- a CDS encoding S1/P1 nuclease — translation MLISRHVASIGAAAVMFVPTPRSESLTRFWGADGHRIVAQVALNRLSPAVADETRRLLDGQNITDVAAWADEHRREMPQTSPWHYVNIEVYDSTYVPSRDCKNDDCLIVQITRQAAILGNRSLPDSTRGTALKWVVHLVGDVHQPLHAGDRNDQGGNSIKLTFDANPTNLHSLWDSRLLLSWGESDEQIEQNIMNELSHRPDVAAISGGTAVQWAMESHDIARDMVYRDLPQSLVIDQHYADSARPIIQERLLRAGVRLGALLERTLGRTAQ, via the coding sequence ATGCTCATTTCCCGCCACGTCGCCTCGATCGGCGCGGCCGCCGTCATGTTCGTTCCCACGCCACGATCGGAGTCGTTGACCCGATTCTGGGGAGCGGACGGACACCGGATCGTGGCGCAGGTCGCCCTCAACCGACTCTCCCCTGCCGTGGCCGACGAAACCCGGCGCCTCCTCGACGGCCAGAATATCACTGACGTCGCTGCCTGGGCGGACGAACATCGCCGGGAGATGCCGCAGACGTCGCCGTGGCACTACGTCAACATCGAGGTCTATGACTCGACCTACGTCCCGTCGCGCGACTGCAAGAACGACGACTGTCTTATCGTGCAGATCACGCGGCAGGCGGCGATCCTCGGCAACCGGTCCCTGCCCGACTCGACCCGCGGCACGGCGCTCAAGTGGGTGGTCCATCTCGTCGGCGACGTACATCAACCGCTGCACGCCGGCGACCGCAATGATCAGGGCGGCAATAGCATCAAGCTCACGTTCGACGCGAACCCGACCAATCTCCACTCCCTCTGGGATAGCCGACTGCTGCTCTCATGGGGCGAAAGTGACGAACAGATCGAGCAGAACATCATGAACGAACTCTCGCACCGGCCCGATGTCGCGGCGATCAGCGGCGGCACGGCGGTCCAGTGGGCAATGGAATCGCACGACATCGCCCGCGACATGGTCTATCGCGATCTGCCGCAATCACTGGTGATCGACCAGCACTACGCCGACAGCGCACGTCCAATCATCCAGGAACGCCTGCTCCGCGCCGGCGTCCGTCTCGGCGCGCTCCTCGAGCGCACCCTTGGGAGGACAGCACAGTGA
- a CDS encoding MFS transporter — protein MHDPWAALRHRDYRRFLAGHFATTLGVQIQDIIVAWQMYLDTHDPLSLGLVGLAEALPNIATSLLGGHVADRMDRRRLAMISTWILLACAFILAALAGIGTQSRHWRVVGVYLVVAISGVARAFLQPARTALGAGMMPRELRSNAVTWRSTIWQLGAVIGPALGGVLNAAVGTRGSYLVGAALVAIGLIALWAIEFRGVPSEAGNAVPIRESLASGIRYLRGQQVLLGAMTLDLFSVLFGGAVALLPVFVVDILHTGVWGLGLLRAAPAVGALAMSIWLAWRKPMQRAGRSLFIAVAAFGLFTIGFGLARSIWLSFACLALGGAADMISVVIRSTLLQLLVPDHLMGRVTSVNQIFIGSSNEIGSFESGITAKIMGAVPAVLMGGFLTLGVVGATAGLAPQLVAVGSLNDVREVPA, from the coding sequence ATGCACGACCCCTGGGCCGCCCTGCGGCATCGCGATTACCGACGGTTTCTTGCGGGACATTTTGCCACCACCCTTGGTGTCCAGATCCAGGACATCATCGTGGCGTGGCAGATGTATCTCGACACCCACGACCCGCTTTCCCTGGGCCTCGTCGGCCTTGCGGAGGCACTCCCCAACATCGCGACATCGCTCCTGGGCGGGCACGTCGCCGACCGGATGGACCGGCGGCGGCTCGCGATGATCTCGACCTGGATCCTCCTCGCATGTGCGTTCATTCTGGCGGCGCTTGCGGGAATCGGGACACAATCGCGGCATTGGCGCGTGGTCGGTGTCTATCTGGTCGTGGCGATCAGCGGCGTGGCGCGCGCCTTCCTGCAGCCGGCGCGAACCGCTCTCGGCGCCGGGATGATGCCGCGCGAGCTGCGGTCCAACGCGGTGACGTGGCGCAGCACCATCTGGCAACTCGGCGCCGTCATCGGGCCCGCACTCGGCGGTGTGCTCAACGCCGCCGTGGGGACCCGCGGGAGTTATCTCGTCGGCGCCGCGCTGGTCGCGATCGGGTTGATTGCGCTCTGGGCGATCGAATTCCGCGGTGTGCCATCCGAAGCGGGGAACGCCGTGCCGATCCGCGAGTCACTGGCCTCGGGGATTCGATACCTGCGCGGGCAGCAGGTCCTCCTCGGCGCCATGACGCTCGACCTCTTCTCGGTGCTCTTCGGCGGTGCGGTGGCACTCCTCCCGGTCTTTGTCGTCGACATCCTGCACACCGGCGTGTGGGGGCTCGGCCTGCTGCGCGCAGCACCGGCGGTCGGCGCGTTGGCAATGTCGATCTGGCTGGCGTGGCGGAAGCCGATGCAGCGCGCCGGCCGGTCACTGTTCATTGCCGTCGCGGCGTTCGGCCTCTTTACCATCGGATTCGGGCTGGCGCGCAGCATCTGGCTCTCGTTCGCGTGTCTGGCACTGGGCGGTGCCGCCGACATGATCAGCGTGGTGATCCGCTCCACGCTGCTGCAGCTGCTCGTCCCCGATCACCTGATGGGGCGCGTGACGAGCGTCAATCAGATCTTCATCGGATCGAGCAACGAGATCGGGTCCTTTGAATCGGGGATCACCGCCAAGATCATGGGAGCGGTGCCGGCGGTGCTGATGGGAGGATTCCTCACGCTCGGCGTGGTCGGCGCCACGGCGGGGCTGGCGCCGCAACTCGTTGCCGTCGGCAGCCTCAACGACGTGCGGGAGGTCCCCGCCTAG
- a CDS encoding vitamin K epoxide reductase family protein produces MTNSTSAEPGFTPRHWIAATSVIAGLVALYLHLWKLGYMGPLVCNAQHSCEFVMTSRWGMFWGIDVALIGTIGYTLILITAMVGLNPKYYMNRTVTTVLTILIVFAFLFTLRLKYYEFFVMKSFCRWCAESAITITTQVIAVILDWRRLRRS; encoded by the coding sequence GTGACCAACTCCACATCAGCAGAGCCCGGGTTCACCCCCCGGCACTGGATCGCCGCAACGTCGGTGATCGCCGGCCTTGTCGCGCTCTATCTGCACCTCTGGAAGCTCGGCTACATGGGGCCGCTGGTGTGCAATGCGCAGCATTCCTGCGAATTCGTGATGACGTCGCGGTGGGGAATGTTCTGGGGGATCGATGTGGCGCTGATCGGAACGATCGGCTACACGCTGATCCTGATCACGGCGATGGTTGGGCTCAATCCGAAGTACTACATGAACCGCACCGTGACGACCGTGCTGACGATCCTGATCGTCTTTGCGTTCCTGTTCACGCTGCGGCTCAAGTACTACGAATTCTTCGTGATGAAATCATTCTGTCGCTGGTGCGCCGAGAGCGCGATCACCATCACCACGCAGGTCATCGCTGTGATACTCGACTGGCGGCGGCTCCGCCGCAGCTAG
- a CDS encoding peptide chain release factor 3 — MADASETVQPALRRRTFAIISHPDAGKTTLTEKLLLYGGAIHLAGSVKARRAARHATSDWMELERQRGISVTSSVLQFQYRGYQVNLLDTPGHADFSEDTYRTLIAADSAVMLLDNRRGVEERTRQLFDVCRLRRMPIFSFVNKCDRPGGNPLQLVSDVEADLGLGIYPVTWPIHASSGFVGVADRRRREALLFDRAADHGATLVGTRRLSLDDPALAELLGPEGASTLRDELDLLDHAGHAWDEGAVLDGTLSPMFFGSALSNFGVEPFLHDFLDHAPGPLPRPATPADVRPDDAEFTGFVFKIQANMDPRHRDRIAFVRVCSGRFTAGMTVSLARTGKALRLSQPQQFLARERVEIEEAWPGDVIGVHDRGTLRVSDSLSLRGDVTFSGIPRFAPQFFARVVVADPLRRKHLDTGLRQLGEEGAVQVFYQESIAGPVPIIGAVGLLQFDVLLFRLDNEYGVPCKLEPLPFKLARWVRGSDDAIERVVEGRSRLRLYDAKGSSILLFEDEWSLRHTLEKGEGLEFLDVAP, encoded by the coding sequence ATGGCCGACGCTTCCGAAACCGTTCAACCGGCGCTCCGCCGGCGCACCTTCGCGATCATCTCGCATCCCGATGCCGGGAAGACGACGCTGACCGAAAAGCTGCTCCTCTACGGCGGCGCGATTCATCTCGCCGGGTCGGTCAAGGCGCGAAGAGCGGCACGGCATGCCACTTCGGACTGGATGGAGCTCGAGCGGCAGCGCGGCATCTCGGTCACGTCGAGTGTGCTGCAGTTCCAGTATCGCGGCTACCAGGTCAACCTCCTCGACACGCCCGGTCACGCCGACTTTTCCGAGGACACCTATCGCACCCTGATCGCGGCGGACAGTGCCGTGATGCTTCTCGACAATCGTCGTGGCGTGGAGGAACGGACTCGACAGCTGTTCGACGTCTGCCGGTTGCGCCGGATGCCGATTTTTTCGTTCGTCAACAAATGCGACCGGCCGGGCGGCAACCCGTTGCAGCTCGTCAGTGACGTCGAGGCCGATCTCGGTCTCGGCATCTACCCCGTGACCTGGCCGATTCACGCCAGCTCCGGATTCGTGGGCGTCGCAGACCGCCGCCGCCGCGAAGCGCTCCTCTTCGACCGCGCCGCCGATCACGGAGCGACACTGGTCGGCACCCGCCGCCTGTCGCTCGACGATCCGGCACTCGCCGAGCTCCTTGGCCCGGAGGGGGCGAGCACCCTGCGCGATGAACTCGACCTCCTCGATCATGCGGGACATGCATGGGATGAGGGCGCGGTCCTCGATGGAACACTCTCACCGATGTTCTTCGGATCGGCGCTCTCCAACTTCGGCGTCGAACCGTTCCTCCACGACTTCCTCGATCACGCACCTGGCCCGCTGCCGCGGCCGGCGACACCGGCCGATGTCCGACCCGACGACGCGGAATTCACCGGCTTCGTCTTCAAGATCCAGGCGAACATGGATCCGAGGCATCGCGACCGGATCGCGTTCGTGCGCGTCTGCTCGGGTCGCTTCACGGCGGGGATGACGGTGTCGCTGGCACGCACCGGCAAGGCGCTCCGCCTGTCGCAACCGCAGCAGTTCCTGGCGCGCGAACGGGTGGAAATCGAGGAGGCGTGGCCCGGTGACGTGATCGGCGTGCACGACCGCGGAACGTTGCGGGTATCGGACTCGCTGTCGCTGCGCGGTGACGTCACCTTCAGCGGTATTCCGCGATTCGCGCCGCAATTCTTCGCCCGCGTCGTCGTGGCCGATCCGCTGCGCCGCAAGCACCTCGACACCGGGCTCCGCCAGCTCGGAGAAGAGGGTGCGGTCCAGGTCTTCTATCAGGAGTCGATTGCCGGCCCGGTCCCGATCATCGGTGCGGTTGGCTTGCTCCAGTTTGACGTGCTCCTCTTCCGGCTCGACAACGAGTACGGCGTGCCGTGCAAGCTGGAGCCGCTGCCGTTCAAGCTGGCGCGATGGGTCCGCGGGAGCGATGACGCGATCGAACGCGTGGTCGAGGGGCGATCGCGCCTGCGCCTCTACGACGCCAAGGGGAGTTCGATCCTTCTCTTCGAGGATGAGTGGTCGCTGCGGCACACACTGGAAAAGGGCGAGGGGCTCGAATTCCTCGACGTCGCGCCGTGA